One genomic region from Spirulina subsalsa PCC 9445 encodes:
- a CDS encoding SPASM domain-containing protein encodes MVEPPDKEVFGRMIVEALKYAENKPVYVLNAASTEYDMIRPVFCSNVGIPNWTVSINGDVIACARDNAPDEFVFGYFNKDTQTIVLDQKKVANLRRMNVLNYPECTDCFCKYQCAGDCPDRRIDDKSDCNSIREIGRYVLSQKLVVDPINFKEN; translated from the coding sequence TTGGTTGAACCACCTGACAAAGAAGTATTTGGGCGGATGATTGTAGAAGCATTAAAATATGCAGAAAACAAACCCGTATATGTTTTAAATGCTGCATCCACTGAATACGATATGATTAGACCAGTTTTTTGTTCAAACGTTGGTATTCCCAACTGGACGGTTTCTATCAATGGAGATGTGATAGCGTGTGCTAGAGATAATGCACCGGATGAGTTTGTCTTTGGATATTTCAATAAAGATACCCAAACCATAGTTTTGGATCAGAAAAAAGTTGCTAACCTCCGGCGCATGAACGTCCTAAACTATCCTGAATGTACTGATTGTTTTTGCAAGTATCAATGTGCAGGGGACTGTCCAGATAGACGAATTGATGATAAGTCGGACTGCAACTCTATTCGGGAAATAGGTCGTTATGTATTAAGTCAAAAGCTTGTTGTAGACCCTATTAATTTTAAGGAGAATTAA
- a CDS encoding radical SAM protein, giving the protein MKIADEEVFVLKHSYNQGKCIIYAPLRSYLAQVPEEIGEVISSTEDTLLKATFIERLKNQPLLKMSDILDNLHNAVPELAIAITDNCTLRCVYCHASAGEKHKQASMSKEVVDAVLTSYFNFIGSPDVISVNFHGGGEPTYALPLLQYTIEKAKKIADSRGIKVGFAMPTNGFYGDEVRQFIVENFTSVSLSFDGPAFIQNRHRPLPNGNGSFQQVFETAKYFYNRQFPFAFRATVSSFSLPHLFEIIDLIAEEFPGRSIGIESLNPFGRALQPEVLNRYL; this is encoded by the coding sequence ATGAAAATAGCAGACGAAGAAGTTTTTGTTTTGAAGCACTCCTATAATCAAGGAAAGTGTATTATCTATGCTCCCCTGAGAAGCTATTTAGCACAAGTACCGGAAGAGATAGGTGAGGTTATTTCTTCGACAGAAGATACACTGCTCAAAGCAACCTTCATAGAACGATTGAAAAATCAACCTCTCCTGAAGATGTCCGACATCTTAGATAATTTACATAATGCCGTACCTGAGTTGGCAATTGCCATTACAGACAATTGTACTTTGCGCTGTGTGTACTGTCATGCTTCAGCGGGGGAAAAGCATAAACAAGCATCCATGAGCAAAGAAGTAGTTGATGCGGTGTTGACTAGCTATTTCAACTTCATTGGTTCCCCAGATGTGATTTCAGTTAATTTTCATGGTGGAGGTGAACCTACTTACGCATTACCACTTTTACAATATACCATAGAAAAAGCAAAAAAAATTGCCGATTCTAGAGGGATAAAAGTTGGGTTTGCCATGCCAACCAATGGTTTTTATGGAGATGAAGTTCGTCAATTTATTGTCGAAAACTTCACCAGTGTTAGTCTTTCATTCGATGGGCCTGCATTTATTCAGAATAGACATCGACCATTACCAAATGGTAATGGATCATTTCAGCAGGTATTTGAAACTGCAAAATACTTCTACAATAGACAATTTCCATTCGCTTTCCGCGCTACGGTGAGTTCATTCAGCCTTCCCCACCTTTTTGAAATTATTGACTTAATTGCTGAAGAATTTCCCGGGAGGTCGATAGGTATTGAGAGTCTCAATCCTTTCGGGAGAGCACTCCAGCCAGAAGTGTTGAATCGGTACTTATGA
- a CDS encoding NACHT domain-containing protein — protein sequence MTNSTPTPADALIAALHEPGREHLLDLVRNPLRLTLLCMTWDGSSLPETQAELYDRYLRKIYGWNQNWHELENHAERCGTTTTKLKQDLNQQLGELAKAALNLPQERFRLSQALVEQHLGQESDRTSLGYLALRLGWLNRVGRDGRGDAIFAFYHATFQEYFAALAVKDWDYFLPKDHVNCPVAGKRYRIFEPQWKQVILCWLGRGDVEDEEKEGFIRALVEFKDGVRDFYGYQAYRLAGTGINEFNVCFLADEIITPMGKWRFVDLNLKKQKWKDFLDLIEEAAIKANPETIRHLAISELIKVLEKWPNEYSRKEADHNLGQIDQGNQEAITPFVWADYLD from the coding sequence ATGACAAATTCAACCCCAACTCCTGCCGATGCTCTAATTGCCGCCCTCCATGAACCGGGACGGGAACACCTCCTTGATTTGGTCCGAAATCCCTTGCGTTTGACCTTGCTCTGCATGACTTGGGATGGGTCATCGTTGCCGGAAACTCAGGCGGAGTTATATGACCGTTACCTGCGAAAGATTTATGGTTGGAATCAGAATTGGCATGAGTTGGAAAACCATGCCGAACGTTGTGGCACGACTACCACGAAATTAAAGCAGGATTTGAATCAGCAATTGGGGGAACTGGCAAAGGCGGCGCTGAATTTGCCCCAGGAGCGATTTCGGTTATCACAGGCTTTGGTGGAACAGCATCTAGGGCAGGAATCGGATCGGACTTCCTTGGGTTATTTGGCGTTGCGGTTGGGCTGGTTAAATCGGGTGGGCAGAGATGGGCGCGGCGATGCGATTTTTGCTTTTTATCATGCGACGTTTCAGGAGTATTTTGCGGCGTTGGCGGTGAAGGATTGGGATTATTTTCTGCCGAAGGATCATGTGAATTGTCCGGTGGCGGGGAAGCGGTATCGGATTTTTGAACCGCAGTGGAAGCAGGTGATTTTGTGTTGGTTGGGGCGTGGTGATGTTGAGGATGAGGAGAAGGAGGGGTTTATTCGGGCGTTGGTTGAGTTTAAGGATGGGGTCAGAGATTTTTATGGATATCAAGCCTATCGGCTGGCAGGAACCGGAATTAATGAGTTTAACGTCTGTTTTTTAGCAGATGAAATTATTACGCCGATGGGGAAGTGGAGGTTTGTTGATTTGAATCTTAAAAAGCAAAAATGGAAAGATTTTCTCGATCTGATTGAAGAAGCAGCTATAAAGGCGAACCCTGAAACAATTAGGCACTTGGCGATTTCAGAATTGATTAAGGTTCTTGAGAAGTGGCCCAATGAATATTCTCGTAAAGAAGCGGATCATAATTTAGGTCAAATCGACCAAGGCAATCAAGAGGCAATCACACCTTTTGTCTGGGCCGATTACCTTGATTAA
- a CDS encoding type II toxin-antitoxin system PemK/MazF family toxin yields MGVVAKRFDVFLVNLDPTIGSEIQKTRPCVIISPDEMNRHIATVIIAPMTTKGKAYPTRISCQFQGKEGQIVLDQIRTIDKTRLVKKLGQISPDEQSGVLDTLAEMFSE; encoded by the coding sequence ATGGGAGTGGTAGCCAAGCGTTTCGATGTTTTTTTGGTTAATCTTGACCCTACAATTGGCAGTGAAATTCAGAAAACACGACCCTGTGTGATCATCTCACCGGATGAAATGAACCGCCATATTGCCACGGTGATCATTGCACCAATGACGACAAAAGGGAAAGCCTACCCGACGCGAATTTCCTGCCAGTTTCAGGGTAAGGAAGGGCAAATTGTTCTGGATCAAATCCGCACCATTGATAAAACTCGATTGGTCAAAAAACTGGGTCAAATTAGTCCAGATGAGCAAAGCGGAGTTCTCGACACCTTGGCTGAGATGTTTTCCGAATGA
- a CDS encoding AbrB/MazE/SpoVT family DNA-binding domain-containing protein has translation MSTVIRTRIVKIGNSQGVRIPKLLLEQSGIQTDVEIEVEGDHLTIRTARRLRNGWDQAFAAMAKEQDDVLLDRVNSTDWEQSEWEW, from the coding sequence ATGAGTACAGTGATTAGAACCCGAATTGTTAAAATTGGCAACTCCCAAGGTGTGCGTATTCCTAAACTACTCTTAGAGCAAAGCGGTATTCAGACAGATGTTGAAATTGAAGTGGAGGGCGATCATCTCACGATTCGCACCGCACGACGGTTACGCAACGGCTGGGATCAAGCCTTTGCAGCAATGGCGAAAGAACAAGATGATGTTCTTCTTGATCGAGTCAACAGTACCGATTGGGAGCAAAGTGAATGGGAGTGGTAG
- a CDS encoding NACHT domain-containing protein encodes MGVGRSLVKLTIGGGCVLGALATTAIVGPVGGIFATALGNVAAGNTANALDALLDGGEGGVSLENQDLTKAVGKAIAAVITLAAKSQRGKTRQHLEKIAAQAKDNWVAIAQQELTQQCYPELREAQLDQFLTPQEYQLTQQGNLTPTEWGDIFIRLNMAACKGGGFPIPSEVRQQVADLLHTTFPKALRETLKEDFAKDGKAWAGLTLQLLTGMQAQLRQLQANTGAGNVGEFSQILQQFQELETQLRGSVTQQQEFFRDISRGIESGFAEVCQRLGVMETQITQLLQGLESTLESLVAEIRSHFDAANPHLSLAEWRPIAELMLANRQALTANPAFKRVDVYVPLALVERRQTQQRKPGQSLENPEQEREEERMTPIAEDEFFNQVLRQGKSPQSQGRRIAVIGEPGSGKTTRLQAIADWILAEHLGIPIWIELAQFTEPTLVDYLQEKWLKLAGVEGAIASLQDHKEHLWLLMDGLDEMVARIERPHVSQLLTGWVGLGRAIITCRVNVWEADQNAFSGFDVYRNLPFETDQMETFIRRFFAQSDREQ; translated from the coding sequence ATGGGTGTCGGGCGATCGCTTGTAAAACTAACGATTGGTGGTGGCTGTGTTCTGGGGGCTTTGGCAACGACGGCGATCGTTGGCCCGGTGGGAGGAATTTTCGCAACGGCTCTAGGCAATGTAGCGGCGGGGAATACGGCTAATGCTCTTGATGCGTTACTCGATGGAGGAGAGGGGGGAGTTTCCCTAGAAAATCAGGATTTAACGAAGGCGGTGGGGAAAGCCATAGCTGCCGTCATCACTCTCGCCGCCAAATCACAGCGTGGCAAAACCCGCCAACATCTCGAAAAAATCGCCGCCCAAGCTAAGGATAACTGGGTCGCGATCGCCCAACAGGAACTCACCCAGCAATGTTACCCTGAACTACGAGAAGCCCAACTCGACCAATTCCTCACCCCCCAAGAATACCAACTCACCCAACAAGGCAACCTCACCCCTACAGAATGGGGTGATATCTTCATCCGCCTCAACATGGCAGCCTGTAAAGGGGGTGGCTTTCCCATTCCCTCGGAGGTGCGTCAACAAGTCGCGGATTTACTCCATACAACCTTCCCCAAAGCCTTGCGAGAAACCCTCAAGGAAGACTTTGCCAAGGATGGGAAAGCATGGGCGGGGTTAACGTTGCAGTTGCTGACGGGAATGCAGGCACAACTGAGGCAACTGCAAGCCAATACAGGGGCGGGCAATGTTGGGGAGTTCAGCCAAATCCTGCAACAGTTTCAGGAGTTGGAAACCCAGTTACGGGGAAGTGTTACCCAGCAGCAGGAGTTTTTTAGGGATATTTCCCGTGGGATTGAGTCCGGTTTTGCGGAAGTCTGTCAGCGGTTGGGGGTGATGGAAACCCAGATCACTCAGTTGTTGCAAGGACTGGAAAGCACCCTCGAAAGTTTGGTGGCAGAAATTCGATCGCATTTTGATGCCGCTAACCCCCATCTTTCCTTAGCAGAATGGCGACCCATTGCCGAGTTAATGCTGGCTAACCGACAGGCATTAACCGCTAATCCGGCATTTAAGCGGGTGGATGTCTATGTGCCGTTGGCATTGGTTGAGCGTCGCCAAACTCAGCAACGGAAACCGGGGCAAAGTTTGGAAAATCCAGAGCAAGAGCGGGAAGAAGAGAGAATGACTCCCATCGCCGAGGATGAGTTTTTTAATCAGGTTTTGCGGCAGGGGAAAAGTCCCCAAAGTCAGGGGCGACGGATTGCGGTGATTGGGGAACCGGGGTCAGGAAAAACGACGCGGTTACAGGCGATCGCCGATTGGATATTGGCAGAACATCTCGGCATCCCGATTTGGATTGAGTTGGCACAATTTACGGAACCGACTCTGGTGGATTATCTGCAAGAAAAATGGTTGAAATTGGCGGGAGTTGAAGGGGCGATCGCCTCTCTCCAAGACCATAAAGAGCATCTCTGGTTATTGATGGATGGCTTGGATGAAATGGTTGCCCGGATTGAACGGCCCCATGTGTCCCAGTTATTAACCGGGTGGGTGGGGTTAGGACGGGCGATTATTACCTGTCGGGTGAATGTCTGGGAAGCCGATCAAAATGCCTTTTCGGGGTTTGATGTCTATCGGAATTTACCCTTTGAGACGGATCAAATGGAAACCTTTATCCGGCGATTCTTTGCCCAGAGCGATCGAGAACAGTGA
- a CDS encoding HNH endonuclease: MARPWISEQIQATVRQRAKGLCEYCHASEQWQYVQFTIDHIIPLAEGGSSDLNNLALACFHCNRRKGRYQDAIDPESGQTVALFNPRQDRWLDHFRWSDDCLRIMGMTPTGRATVAALALNRERILAIRAADYEIGRHPPLDDRE; encoded by the coding sequence ATGGCTCGTCCCTGGATTTCTGAACAGATACAAGCAACGGTTAGGCAACGCGCCAAAGGGCTGTGTGAATATTGTCATGCTTCAGAACAGTGGCAATATGTACAATTTACCATCGATCACATTATTCCTTTAGCAGAAGGCGGTTCTAGCGATCTGAATAATTTGGCGCTGGCCTGTTTTCACTGCAATCGTCGGAAAGGACGCTATCAAGATGCGATCGATCCAGAATCAGGGCAAACGGTCGCTTTATTTAATCCCAGACAGGATCGATGGCTGGACCATTTTCGCTGGTCTGACGATTGTTTAAGGATTATGGGCATGACTCCCACTGGACGAGCAACGGTGGCAGCACTAGCTTTGAATCGGGAACGCATCCTGGCCATTCGAGCCGCCGATTACGAAATTGGGCGACACCCACCCTTGGACGATAGAGAGTAA